GTTGTGAGTGCTTGGTGTCCACCAGTTTCATCTCCTCCATGACAATGGAGAGGCTGGTGACCTCATTGTCTAGACGTGCTGCCAGCTCCTCCTGGTGGGACCTCAGACTTGATGCATCTGTCCTCACATCTGTCACGCTGCTGTTGAGGTTTAACAAGAAGTCTGAGTGACGGCCGACTGTCTCGGAACAAGTGCGTAAATCGTTCAGGTTTAGGTTGATGGCACCCAAGAGCTGCGTGGTGAAGCTGATGTTGCCCGTCACGCGGTCCATGCCTTGCTCCGACTCATCCAGCCGTACCTCCAGCCGGTCAAACTTGCTGGACGTGAAGTTGCCGAAGTTCCTCTGCTGATCCATAATCTGCCGCAAGGTCTGGTCATGAGCATCAGCCAGGCTGCTGGTGTTCTGGAGCTGGTTGGCCATAAAAGTGAGCTGTGATCCCACATCCTCAAGGCTATAGTTGTTGGCATTTGCCAGAACTGAGGCGTTAATAGCCAAGATTTCCAAGTTTTCCACTTTACCTCTAAGCCACTCGGTTTCAGACCGTGTCTGTTGGGTCGTTTGCTCAAGGCTCTGAAAGTCAATGTGCATGTTCTGGATGGCCTGGCTGGTGTCATCCACCGAGTGCTGCAGAGCAGCAATGAGGCCTCTCTGCTGGGCCTGGGTGAGGTTCAGGCTGCTGATACTGATCAGCGCCTGGTTCTGGAgtttcacctgctgctggagtTCTCTCTGCAGCCTGGCTGTGTCTTCCTGCAGACCTTCAATGATGTTGCCGTAAGACTGCAGGGTGCCATTTACAGAGCGCAAGGTGGCTGTGTTGCTATTCAGCAGTCCCTGGATGGAGCCCTGGCTGCTCTGGATGTCTGAGCCAATGCTCTGCAGCTGACTAAGCTTAACTTGATCGCTGTGGATGCGTTCCTCCACCGCAGACAGTTGCCTCTGAAGAGTCCTGATGTTGTTCTTAAAAGTCTGGATCTCTGTGGTGGTATTCTCTGACTTCTCCCCTGTTTGATCATCTGTGGACAGAGATTTgtacaataacaaaaatgttttatccGCTTACTGTAGCTTTTACTTCAATTTGAACCCAACTACTGTGCATGAAACTTACCTAGCTTTTTTAAATCAGTCTCAACAGCTATTATCTTTCCTCCATAGTTTGCGATACCTTCAGAGACACTGTCAACTCTTTGCACCACTGTAAAAAAACAGGACAGGGAGGACAAAGGTCAGTGTCAGTTTCATTGCAGACTCTGTCCTTTAATAACAGACCAGAGTTGCCTGCAACCACAGACATCATATATATAAGGGATCAGAGAGGAAACCAATGAGATGCGTCTACATATCTTGTAGGCATGTAATAATGGTGGAATTGATTAACATAATCTCCTTGGTTAGGCCAGTTCTAGTGAGATGGATGTAAAGAGATGGAGCAGCTAAATTTagggtgagagacagaaaaggtaGGCaatgagaaagagacagggggagggaggaagaaactTTGATTCAGCAAAGATGGAGTGGGGCGGTCAGTGAGAGAGACTGAGGTTGGAGGTGCATGGGGAGACACTGCTGAGGGCCCTAGGGGACAGGAAGTGACCTAGGGGGTGTCTTCAGTAAACAGGCGGATCAAAAGACAACCCAGAGGAGACAGACGCTGTGGCAGGGAGGCTCTTCACGCCCCCACAGGCGACACCAGCGTTCATTTCCTCTGGAATGTGTCTGGGATTCCAGGGAATCAGCCCACTTCTACCACCAGCCTCGCCAGGGGGACACATCCTTGAACTGGGAACTGCATGGTATCCTCTGCTGGGAAGCTGCATCCCAGCTGTGCACTAAGTCAGCAGTTCAATCAGAGGGCTTCCACAGATCACAtcattagatgagaagatcgataccacaCTCATCATTGTACGCAAAATTTGATGCTATAcccagcagccggttagcttagcttagcatagaggAAGTCACTGCTCCGAGCCAAGGAATAGTCCAGACATAACcctgtgtaaaaaaaactgtaacatgttgtttttacacccTGGTTTTTGAACCAATTAAACAATCTAAATATGATAACTtgttaattactgagctttagGGGTGCTGGTACCTTCAGACATATCCAGGCTAGCTGTATCCCCTTGTTCCCTGACTACAGCAATCAgtatatatcaatatatcaaTCTATTCATCTGCTTCttggcaaaaaaaagcaaatgagcatatttcccaaaatgtgaaactgttcctttaaatccAAGACTTCACCAGCAGAAGACTCATTCTTTAGCCTCCAGACTGCTAATACAAGAAATCTTTTGCTATTATGGAAAAATTACCTCCTGAATAATTGACAGTGAAATGTTTGGGAAACTTcaaattgaaaaatgaatgtttaacCAATATggtcaaaacagttttttgtttcctttcttcaCCCTCTTCAACGTCCTAAAAACCCACCTAAGGGCGTCTCATGGAACaaataaactgatttaaaacCATATGTACCTATGAAAATATCCCCATATTACCACATTATTTTTAGTTATGAGAGAAAATGCTCAGTTTGACAGGAAATATTccacacagaaaactaaatggGGCGTATTTCCAGACACAGGATGTGCAGTCCCACACTGCggagcacaaaaaaaacactttgacttTAAGTCCACAGGCTACACCGATGgcaaattgttttatttcactgacacttacacacactgtcctgGATACTGAAACTAACACAGGCAGGATTGCATCACCCTATAGCAAAATTAACCataacacacatatacaaagaaGCTGACATTGCGACAGGGCTGCAGAGGGAAGCGTTACCTTGGCAGAAACATTATGGGTTCAGATGTTGTAAAAATGAACTGTTTTGTACCCAGTATGAACTCGTTCCAGCTCTTGTGTGGGTGGTTCCTGAAACTTAGTGTTGACTCTGTCCGGGATGTCTCGTAAAATCCAACTTCCTTACACGCATAAAGtcagaaatagtaaaaaatagTTATGAAGTGAGTGAACTGTAAACTCTGTGCtttgattgttttaaaattcatgGAGCAACAAGGCAAGCATCTCAAAACTCAATGTACAGCTAACTACTGTACAAATACTACTGTTAAAGATGAGGATGACAattttctgcctcctctcagGCTACATAGTGGCTATAGCTCCAGCATCTTATTGCTGGTGGTTGTACCTGCAGCCTGACATGTAACCTGCAGCCACTAGTCAGGGCTAGAAAACATCCCCAAACTCCTCTGCACATTTTCAGGTATTTTACTGATGCTAAATATCCGAAATGCTTACAAATAACTGTCatttaactttgttaaaatcACCAAATTTTCAGCTTctaaatgtaaatactgtagtACACAATTATTTATCTTAGAATACAGATATGCTAGTAAATCCCAGGGAggtgtttcattttattgtgcATGAATTCTCCTTTTCATTTGTATAAGAAAGTCCATGACTTGTTGTTTATGGTATCAAACTTAATTCAACTGAgaatgaattgaattgaaaaatttaaaatcaaagctTTTTAAATGCAAAGCTCCTCCTCAGACGCGGCCCGCTCACCCTTTAGCTGCCTCCGACTTAAAATATCTACAGAAGACACTTAACCAGGGTCATTCACTTTCCTCTTTGCCACACTGCTGAACTCTGCAGGACGCTTTGCTTCAATGACTCTGTTTAAACTGACgctatttaaaatgaattagtctttcaaaattaaaaaaacactcagaaGGAGAGGTAAAATGTGCAGGTCATGTCCGGTTCCAGTTACTTTTCTTACAGTTTTTGAGGAAATTAATGGGATTTAAATCCTCAAGAGCCCAGAGAATGACCTCATATTGTCTATGGTCTTGTCAATCAAGACAACAGGCTGCAGGGAGAAGACAGAGGTCACTGAACCCCTGCCAAACGTCTCAGGTTAAAttgcatcaaaacaaaagagcCACATAGAGGATGTTTCTCTGGGTCAGtgatggaggacagagagaagcacACATGTTAAGTGCATAGAGCACTCTGGGTCTCACTACATAACCATCTGGAGCTGGGAGTGTGTTTAGGCTGAGCTGTGGTTCCCTTGACAGAGCAGCGCTTCAGTGCCAGTAAAAACCCAATTTCAGTGGGTTCTGCTGGAGTTGCATGGAGTTCACTCACTGCTCATCTGGGATCAATTAGGCCTGCATGAAAACATGCAGCATGGAACAAGAAGGACTAACTGACCTCAGAGAGTGAGGGGACATCATTGTTAATGTACTCAAGACACACAGATAACCCCTGAACATGTTAActtcatgtcattttcacaaACTGAGAAGAGAAGGGGGACAAAAAGCAGTCACATATGGGAATGTTTAGCACAATTATGGCAGGAACATTCAGAGTTCAGTTCTCCAAGAGACGACCTGGAAAAAATGCGAGAAAGCCAACCAGGAAGTTCAGCTCCACAAAGCCTGAAGAACTTCCCCGGTTGGTGTGAGCTTTGGGGGTGTTGGTAAAATAAACTGGGACAAGCTTGTGTGGTGGAAGCAGAGGGAGTAAAGCGCAGGGAGAGGGGACACATAGATGGATGAGGCTGAAACTGAAAGGCTCTGTTGAACCATGTCACaatgaaacatattttctcacttacctcCACTGGCACGTGTAGATAGTTTGAGATAATTTCTGCCTCCATCCCCAATATTAAGGAGGTGAATTGAATTTCATTActgtaaacagttttcattggacCTACTTTCAACAGAAGAAACTGTCCTCATAAAAACTGCTGACAGTGAGGCCACGAGTCATGGGAAATGAACAGTTTAAAAGTAATTTTCCCAATGCTGCACACTGCAAACAAAAATTCCAATCATCTCCATTGTAACAGAAGAATTCTCCGAAACAAGCGTCTCAAGACctgaacaaataaaaccaaaactactgTGTTTGCACGGCTAGATCGCCACTTATGTTAAAAGACACTTAACATATGCTTATTTGCACTTTTGCAAATTAATATGAGAAGACTGTTACCACTCTCATGTAAATATGAACCTATAAAGACTGGACACAgaactagcctggctctgtccaaagtgtCAATTAGTCCGCTCTACAGCAGAGACGCTGGTAGGCAGAgtctttacgctaagctaagctaagctaagctaattggctgctggctgtagcttcatatttatcagacagaaatgagagtggtatcgaaCCTCTAAGTGTAgtttccaaaatgtaaaattattccttagtgagaaaatgtttgttttggggtgaactgaccctttatcTGTATCTACCAGTGAATCCTGAGAggaaatcagattttttttttctagtagGTGTGGCAGCTCTCTCCTCATATTTTCCATTACTGATCTATGGTCTTAAATAATGACAAAGAAACATCGCCAAAGAACATTGATATCATGCTTCATGGGCACGCAAAGGGACAAAGATCTGcttctctcacacaaacacaggaggtCTCACTGTACTCATAAACTTATCAAACAGcaaaagctttttatttcttgGCAGCATGAAGAGAAACCAAATATCTGATAAGTGCTGGGACGCCCACTCTCTCAGAACTCTgaatcatttcaacattttcaaaaaacaaattgtATCATTTAAGTGATGTTTAGAAATATTTGTCGTCCTCCAATTTCACCAGTCGTATCAGAGTGACAGAGGAATAGAGTGAAGTTTAGTGAGAGAGATACTTCATCTTACCTTTATATCCAAGTACAGCAACAGCGATGGTGAGGAGAGTACACAGCACATAGAGCAGAGCTATGGAGGTCTTCAGCGCCCATTCATTCTTGCACTTGGTGCACTGGGTGCCCTCCTGGATCCCTGTGTAGAAACAATGAAGAATACCACATGATTCAATACATTATGCAGTTTTCTGAAGCAGAAGAATTTAAAAAGGACATGCGGGTAGAATTTTGGTGTCGGCTAGGGACTCTCCACATCCAGGACTCCCACATCTGGACAAACAGCATTGGAGTCTACATTAAAGGGTCCAGCAGTTCCCTCAGGGCCCAGGTGGTGAAGGGGCAAGGGACACAAAAACAATCCCCCCCACTGACTTGTTTACACTCAGTGACATGCTTATTTTCCTGAACTCAGTCTTCACTCAACAAACCGCCTCTTTTTCAGTTGCCGTCTCTCTCGTGTGCACAACTATTCCTTCCCAGTGAGTGTTGTACAAGAAAAACTGGAAGTGAATTGTATGTAATGTACTTTTGTGCCACCTAAAAAGTTTCATCTTTATAAATCTAcactttttcaattttattctTGCAGTGCCAGGACTGTGGAGTTGAAATGAAAGGCCTCGGCTTTAGGGGACACTTGTGGAATATATCTTTCTGAAGATATCTTTCATGACAGATGAGTGGCAAGATCCAGAGTGCTGACAGTAACACAGCTGCGTTTCATTGTCAGTGCAGgaagagtgtgtctgtgtgtgtgtgtctgtgtgtggaaagGTTTGGGGGTTTTGGTTTTCATGCACCTGGAATCAAACTCACTTTCATATCCTTTAACATAAAAGGAACAGCTCTCATCTAACATGGACACAAAGAGTTCAACACATGACTATCACATATCCAGATGAACAGGAACCCCACCAGAAAACCAGTCAGTTATCAACATACATCAACCTGTAAAGTGCAGGAACCATTTAGTGCCAAAGATTTCACCACACATTCAGTTCAAGTGCATTTTAAATGATGAGGTCATtcttaaacaaattaaaaatgcagtGCTGATTGGTTGGTCAGGGTCTCACTGGGAGTTTACAAGCCAAAGTTAACAACTTGACTCGTTCTTATGGGTGTGAAGGGACTGTTAATCATCACTAAGTGTTAGACcacagtaaaacactgactCCAGCTGGAAGCGAGGTCTCCTCAGCACCGGGCCGACCTGAGAGAACATGAGATTTACCGTAAAAAGCACAGGCAacttctgcagaaaaaaataattaaaaaaacattttaggtGAACTGCTTCCATGGTTTTGATTCTTTGCCAACTCACATGACACCACTGCCTCGCAGGCCAAATAACAGACCTACTTTATTTCATCTGCCTTCCCAAAAATGACGGTGTAGAAGTCATTAAACTCAGAGACTCACACAGTTTCAAGCATGACATCTTTAGAGGAGCCAGACTGACCAACTGGCCTGGCCGACATTGTGAAGGATATTAGCTTATTACAGATAAATTGGTATATATGGTTGAGGCAAAAAGTCTTAGACCACTTTCCCATCCTCAGCATTTTGGAGTCCCACTGTATGTTGTCCAATAAGTAGCAAGAAATTGCAGCACAGACATACCAAATACCATACTTTTTTTGCCCTCCACCAACTCCTAGAGAAAATATATGACTCTTTAGTAACTAAATGGTTTACCAttttcaccagctagttgctaactttgtctgtttgttacTTAGTGCTCAGCATGTAGCATACAACTGATTTTATAAGAGCTTTTTTGcttaaaggagttatttgtaagttttgctattgctacatagccagcgttagctgctagcattaacagctgtttacttaccagtcttgatGAGAGCTTCAGTCGTTGTTCTGTTTACAAGTCAAGAGGTTTATAATACAtgctctgagcagtgctacttcttcagggcaccCTGTACGCTATACACTGACTCAGTATCATAACGTGACAAGACAGTCCGACCGGGCGggggctagcttgttagcatgctaacatcagctgGAGATTTTGATGCAGAACTCGCtaagtttcttctagactggtaagtaaacagctgttaatgctaacattggctatgaagcgatagcaaaaacttacaacTAGCTCCTTTAAAACACTCATGAGAGACATGACAATGAACCAAAACATGAGAGTTGTGGGTCgtataaacaaaaaaatgtgttactgTTAAAGAGGCTAAACGACGCCTTTCAGATTATATATCGTAATTGGATCAATAcctaatacaaaaatattgattatagcagctttaagcTAAAATCTTTTTAATGTAATGCTTCCACAGTTCCAACTCTTTGCCAACGCAGATGACGCCACCGCCTTTCAGGCCAAATACCATTCCTACTTTTTCTGCCTAAAGCTGCAcaaaaatctgtaaataaatCTTATGTTGAACATGTGTTCCTAAGAATGGCAATGTAGAAGTCCATAAATTTCATCAAACTGTTTGAAGGCATGACATCTTTATATAAACCAAATCAGCTTTTCGTGACTTTTGTTGATTTCTTGCCAAAATGTTCAcatatttaaaaggaaaacaggtCGTTAAGTGGGAGGAAAAGTTTGAATAGaagtggagacagagaaagtaAAAAGGCAAGATATGAGTCAAGGAGGGAGTGGAAATCGTGGAAATGTTGCAGTGTTGCTatagtttttttctgcttgaatTGTTGTACCACACACTTGAGAGTGACATCAGCTGTTAGAGCCCGAAAACATGGCTGATGCTCATGTCCAAATCACGTAAAGAGCCTCTATGGACTCCTGAAAATGTATTAACAAGTATTCATGCCTGAAAGACATTTGTCTTTAAAAGCACAGTTCCAGTTCTGGGTGTGGAGCCATTTACTAAGCACAAAGTGGTTACCACAGCTGTGTTTGAGACATCAGGAGTTACCAAACGTCTTCCCTCGCCACTGGTTTAACCGTAAGCAGAGAAGTGCACTCTGGGAATACAGCCACAACAAATGATTGCATTGAATCATTCATAACTGCTGACATGTTTGAAGTGTCAGCTCGTGCATGCTTCCATAGTAAAGCAAGCAtatcagttcatcagttcacaGTAATCATAGCGCTGCTGCCCAAATTTGCTGTTCCAatccaaacacactgacagtgtttACAAATCTGCTGCACTGAAACGATACCAAAACACTTTGTAAGGGTATAAACGATTACACAGGCAAAAGGCTTTTCCATTTCACTGCACACTTGAGTGATGATCTTCAGATTCTCGGGGGATATGTGGAGAATTTTGGGTTGGCTGTCAAATAGGAAGGACACCTGGCataacaaaaaacacatggttgacaacacaacaacaagaagGAGAGATTCCAGTTTCACAGCTCCTCTATGAGCGCAGAGAGAAGACATCAGATGGAGCAGCTGTAATCCTTTCAACCCCCGACTGTCGACACACCAGTGGGCTGTCCAAGGCTCTATCAGGGGTCGCGACCTGCTTGCTGTTAATTTCTCAGTAGGTCACTTCCTGGATGTGCAGTACAAATAAGATAAAGAGACAAATCCTGGAATGAACTGCAGAGTCAAACTCTAAgattatgttgttgttgctttctttAAATGCATGCAAATCATCATTGCTTCCTTTTTTATGTTGttctttgtgcttttctaaaAATATACCGATACATCGTCTGCATAAGTGAAGATATTAGGGCTTATTTTCCTCCCTTCAAGAATTCTTTTTCAACTTAGTTGAAATTATaattttcaattatattttgacTGTCTTGTGCTGGTGAGTTAATATCAGCAGCTAGATTATGCTTAGGGGCTGGGTATttccaattttttaaaaatgatagcCTTACTAACACTGGATTTTTGAGGCTGAGGCTGATATCAAAGTTTAAAACATAAGatacagacaaaaaataaataataaataaataatacattaaaaaaaatcaaaaatcaaatcaaatgtcagCTTTCAATACTTGTTATTGTTAGTCAGAACCAACAGAGTTCAAATGTTCTTAAAAGTCACTGGAAATGTTATCATTGTGTAACTACTGTAAAGACAAATCAATTTTCAACTAAATTCAGCCCAGTTTTAACTTAGATGTCTAGTTGTCTTTTAACCTGCAAATGATCAAAGCCACACTTACTCATGCTGCTTTTGTTAGTAGGAACAGAAAGTTATTTCTGTCCAACACAGTATGCCTTAACAAAGAGCATAATAGATTTTGATCCCACATGAAATACAATTGGAAAACCAAACATCATCATGAAGTAACACAGAGACACCTGGGATGTGACATGGCTCCGCATTCTACAGCAACCGGCTGTTGACATGACAAACGGCCAGATGGATATGAGACAGTCAGGACGAGCGTCTTTCACACATTCTCAGATATCTGTCACACTAATAGAGCCCAGATGCACAAATCCTAACACATGGATAAAATATCTTGAGGTTTATAGCACATGAGGTTTGGCTACACTTGGAGTAATAAGTTCATgatacagtgaaaaaaaaaagcttctgtggggacaaatttctcaataaatattaaaataaggAAGATGAGAACTTTAAGCAGACTGTGGAAAAACATACGTGAACACCGACCTCCTTGTTCACAGTttaacatcagagagactcagtttCCTTTAGTTTGGCCACTCGTTATTAAATCGGACACTGATTCGTCATCTTTCCCCTTCGCCGGCACAGTCAGGCGCAGCTGGATCTTACTGAccacaaccacaaaaacaaccaTCGTCCAGGATGCTCAGACCACAGGCTGACAACAACACTTTTACTGCTCATGGCAAAACAAAAACGATGCTCCGAACACAAAGGGCCTTtccaaaacaagaacaacacacCAGTGGGTTTTCAAATGTGAATGGATCCCCTTTGTCATTGTGTATTTTGGCTCGACAAAGGCGCTCATTGTTCCGGCAAAATCGATGTTGAAATTGTGTCCGGACAGTGTCCATCTTGGTGATAATAAAGTGTCTCCAAGCCTGTGTATTTCATCAGCCTCGTTACATGAAACAAAGGATTACCCAAACATCATCTTTTTCATCTCGACATGGCCATTAATCTGCCCCTGAAATGCCAAAACAACGTCCAGGAGGTCACAGTTAAGCACAGCAGATACATGGGCCTTGCTCATTAAAAGataatgtttatttacagtaaatagcAGAAGGGACGCTATAGTAACGGATGAGAACACAGAGCTGTGAGCTGAGGTCACACAAGCTGTGATTTGGAAACATGCCTTGcctaacacacactcaaccgCTTTCCAGTAACCAGAGTGTATTTCTACTCCAAGAGGGCAATCAGTGAATTATACCTGGCACCAAAGACAAAGTTCAAGGCGAACTGCTGCAGTGGATGAAGTCCTCAAACGCTGGACCTCAGAAAAGTCAAAACAGCAACATCAGAAAGGGAATATCCTCTGGTACAACTTAAAGCTTTGCACTCAAAGGTGTACCTTTAACGGAAACATTAAATATACTGCAGTCATtgtgaagatggagagagaagaacgATAGGGAGTAACGAAGGGATGAGGAAAGTTGacgaaaagaaggaaaaatggAGGACAGAATTTAAAGTGAGTGTGGTACAGATTGAAGTAAACTCTCTGTATGCCGCTGGCAGTTTTTCATAGCTGACGTTTTGGAGATAGATGTTAACCCCAGAGTAAAACCTAAATCTAAAAACCAACTAGTAACGACAGGTATCAGATGAAAGGGAGTGTAAAACTGCATTCATTTTGCGTTTTGGTTTGGGGGCAGCACaataagctgtaaacacaacattaacaaattATCACATTATAAAGTGTTGATATGTTAGTGTTATATTAGCAGGAACAGCCTTTTGACACATGCAGCAGACATTATGCAACATTACCATTCATTTCAAGTTgagtttctggccacctgatgaatgtaagtcctaATATTTGCTCTGTTTAAACTCTGTTTTGATCCCCTGAGagaaatataatacatataaatataataatgtaaagcCGCTTTAAGTAAAATGGGAAAATTTTTGACTTTTGTGCCCCCTGTGGCAGTGTGTAAAAAAGCACTGAGGCAAACAGCGAGACATGCTGTTCCCCTGATCATACAGCTCCAGTATGGGAACATCAGGATGAATAAGCTAAAATCACTTAAAAATTCTGCGCAAAGTGGCTTTAAAAAATATACCGAAGTCCAGTACCTGAGTAAATGCACCTCTGACTCTCATTACATCACGGGGACAGGAAGCAGCTGCCGTGTACCACATCGACCAAACCTTACCTCCGCTGATTGtgaaatacgttttttttttttcaccgaGTGCCAAAACTATAGCTGGTTGTTTCCAAAAGCAGCCATCTACCATGCCATCTGTCCTTCATTACTCAAACAGAAATAAGAGGTTTTTACAAGATCTCTGATACACTGTAATCTAAGCCAAGATGTTTTACAGTCAGGAGGGAGATGATGGCCCAGTGAATGACTCATACGCAGCTCGGCTTTCTCAATGGCACGGTGAGGTGGCCTGCACTGTTTCATGTGCTGCAGTAGCGTGTGTGAGCGAGCGCACTGGTCCATGACTTTCGGTGTTTGTGCACATAAATCAGTGACTTTCAGT
This DNA window, taken from Seriola aureovittata isolate HTS-2021-v1 ecotype China chromosome 20, ASM2101889v1, whole genome shotgun sequence, encodes the following:
- the LOC130161284 gene encoding collectin-12-like, whose translation is MKDDFADEEEVQSFGYKRFGIQEGTQCTKCKNEWALKTSIALLYVLCTLLTIAVAVLGYKVVQRVDSVSEGIANYGGKIIAVETDLKKLDDQTGEKSENTTTEIQTFKNNIRTLQRQLSAVEERIHSDQVKLSQLQSIGSDIQSSQGSIQGLLNSNTATLRSVNGTLQSYGNIIEGLQEDTARLQRELQQQVKLQNQALISISSLNLTQAQQRGLIAALQHSVDDTSQAIQNMHIDFQSLEQTTQQTRSETEWLRGKVENLEILAINASVLANANNYSLEDVGSQLTFMANQLQNTSSLADAHDQTLRQIMDQQRNFGNFTSSKFDRLEVRLDESEQGMDRVTGNISFTTQLLGAINLNLNDLRTCSETVGRHSDFLLNLNSSVTDVRTDASSLRSHQEELAARLDNEVTSLSIVMEEMKLVDTKHSQLITNFTILQGPPGPRGPRGDKGPQGPSGQQGQKGEKGEKGGPGIRGPRGEQGIPGPPGLPGLKGLPGVPGSPGSKGSRGSGGRAGPSGAKGEPGTAGLPGRDGQPGPQGAQGPPGIRGSVGPAGEQGPRGLPGPVGPPGPPGQPGQPGIQFRGPMIPLGPVSLQDEAVAPTIWAPGCPVGWVNYRDKCYFFSRNLYSFDDAKASCESKSASLLIINDMEEQRWLKKQTFGKGYFWMGLTDREEENVWRWLDGTEPAFTKWKPGQPDNWGHGHEIGEDCAGLIHEGLWNDFFCEDLISYICEKDMETSRSLGS